In Reichenbachiella agarivorans, one genomic interval encodes:
- a CDS encoding tetratricopeptide repeat protein, with translation MRNTLFILIFTLLIACEAEDANKGDSLYAKQKYTEAVKAYNEYLELHPTHVKSLYNRGRSYEELKEYDKALADFQEVLELDQKSTSAMLSLSKHYYRAENYEQSLFYAESAIKVKDDLAEGYFWVGRASHHMGDFPKATGAYNNAINLNKEYGEAYLYRGAIRLQEKKPKAACQDFNQAKRLNIPEADAAITKYCN, from the coding sequence ATGAGAAATACCCTATTCATACTGATTTTTACTTTATTGATTGCTTGTGAGGCAGAAGATGCCAACAAGGGAGATAGCCTATATGCCAAACAAAAATATACTGAGGCAGTCAAGGCTTACAATGAATATTTGGAGCTTCATCCTACACACGTCAAGTCGTTGTACAATAGAGGGAGATCATATGAGGAACTGAAGGAGTATGATAAAGCATTGGCTGATTTTCAGGAGGTATTGGAATTGGATCAAAAGAGTACATCTGCGATGTTGAGTTTATCCAAGCATTATTACCGAGCTGAGAATTATGAGCAGTCGCTCTTTTATGCAGAGTCTGCAATCAAGGTAAAAGATGATTTGGCAGAAGGCTATTTTTGGGTAGGGAGAGCGAGTCATCATATGGGAGATTTTCCTAAAGCTACGGGAGCTTATAACAATGCGATCAATCTCAACAAAGAATATGGGGAGGCCTATTTGTATAGAGGCGCCATCCGCCTACAAGAGAAAAAACCTAAAGCTGCCTGTCAGGACTTTAACCAAGCCAAACGATTGAATATCCCTGAGGCAGATGCTGCTATCACAAAATATTGTAATTAA
- a CDS encoding SRPBCC family protein → MKNENYTTTLLVNQSPKEVFNAITNVRGWWSEQIEGNTAHLNDEFRYHYKDIHSCHIKLIEVVEDEKIIWQVVDNYFNFTKDKSEWKGTKISFEIIKKDNKTALIFTHIGLIPSYECYDICTDSWGNYITGSLRSLIETGKGQPNPYIPAIKNAVRLKEENKE, encoded by the coding sequence ATGAAAAATGAAAATTACACTACCACACTGCTAGTAAATCAATCACCCAAGGAGGTATTCAACGCCATCACCAATGTACGAGGCTGGTGGTCTGAGCAAATAGAAGGGAATACCGCTCACCTCAATGATGAGTTTAGGTATCATTACAAAGACATCCATTCATGCCACATAAAGCTCATAGAAGTTGTGGAAGATGAAAAAATTATATGGCAAGTAGTAGATAACTACTTCAACTTTACCAAGGATAAAAGTGAATGGAAAGGAACAAAAATCAGTTTTGAAATCATTAAAAAAGATAACAAAACAGCGCTAATCTTTACCCACATTGGATTAATTCCTTCTTACGAATGTTATGACATTTGTACTGACTCATGGGGCAACTATATCACTGGCAGTCTCCGTAGTCTGATCGAAACAGGCAAAGGACAACCCAACCCGTATATCCCTGCCATCAAAAATGCAGTACGTTTAAAAGAGGAAAACAAAGAGTAA
- a CDS encoding GlxA family transcriptional regulator, translated as MRHLTILVPEGENNLSSIVGAYKIFTRANRYWEECGRERLFTIELAGVSTEVEFHEGLFVAKPHTSISDIAKTNLIIIPSLNHNYQKSMKANQPLIDWIAKQYEEGAEVASICTGVFLLAASGLLEGKCCSTNWAVVDDFRRMFPKVNLQTDKLITDENGIYTNGGAYSFLNLIIYLVEKYYDRPTAIYCSKVFQIEIDRQSQSPFTIFTGQKLHGDDMVQQAQTYIESNLKKKISIEQLSSMFSVGRRTFDRRFIKATGNTPIEYLQRVKIEAAKRAFETNRKTVNEVMYEVGYSDAKAFREVFRKITGMSPLAYRNRYNKETMG; from the coding sequence ATGCGACATCTTACCATACTGGTTCCTGAAGGAGAGAATAATTTGAGCAGCATCGTAGGTGCTTATAAAATATTTACCAGAGCCAATCGCTATTGGGAGGAGTGTGGTAGAGAAAGGTTGTTTACGATAGAATTGGCAGGTGTTTCAACCGAAGTGGAGTTTCATGAGGGGTTGTTTGTTGCAAAACCACACACTTCAATATCGGACATTGCTAAAACCAACCTTATTATTATCCCTTCATTGAATCATAATTATCAAAAGTCTATGAAGGCAAATCAACCGCTAATTGACTGGATTGCTAAACAGTATGAAGAAGGTGCAGAAGTTGCCAGTATATGTACAGGGGTCTTCTTGCTGGCAGCATCGGGTCTACTAGAGGGTAAATGTTGTTCGACAAATTGGGCGGTGGTGGATGATTTCAGACGGATGTTTCCGAAAGTGAATTTGCAAACCGATAAATTGATCACGGATGAAAATGGAATTTATACCAATGGTGGCGCATACTCCTTTTTGAACTTGATAATTTACCTAGTGGAGAAATACTATGACAGACCCACTGCCATATATTGTTCCAAGGTATTTCAGATTGAAATAGATAGGCAAAGTCAATCTCCATTTACCATTTTCACAGGACAAAAATTGCATGGTGATGATATGGTTCAACAGGCACAAACATACATTGAAAGTAATTTGAAGAAAAAAATATCCATTGAACAGTTGTCTTCTATGTTTTCGGTTGGTAGACGAACTTTCGATAGAAGATTTATCAAAGCGACTGGCAATACCCCTATTGAATATTTGCAAAGAGTGAAAATAGAAGCTGCAAAAAGAGCTTTTGAAACTAATCGAAAGACCGTCAATGAAGTGATGTATGAAGTAGGCTATTCAGATGCTAAAGCATTTCGAGAAGTATTCAGGAAGATAACAGGTATGTCTCCCTTAGCGTATCGAAACAGATACAACAAGGAAACCATGGGCTGA
- a CDS encoding DNA/RNA non-specific endonuclease has product MAQARKKSTAKPKKSNNSSKGGGNQPLVILIILVVIGLAIFGLQYASEHMNTEPITLSWGSDEKQQTESSSPKSVNKEIKKTVATQSKTATETKKNTPPPIDEAFDEEEMVETVKPNEDLPTYTSTDSYYFSKSFDFAWPKYTQNDQIIEHEFYTLKYNEKTEQADWVAYKLTATNLKNAKFKRKDDFRPDPAVQTKSAHPDDYKGSGYDRGHLAPAADFTWDESGLSETFYMSNMSPQAPGFNRGIWRSLEEKVRDWAIANKEVFVVTGPIYEGKTSNIGKNHVAIPSGYYKVIIELQGSDVKAIAFSLPNESVSGQLYEFAMTVDDLEKATGMDFFPSIPDDLENKVESYYDYSAW; this is encoded by the coding sequence ATGGCTCAAGCGAGAAAAAAGAGTACAGCAAAACCCAAAAAGAGCAACAACAGCAGCAAAGGCGGTGGCAATCAGCCTCTGGTCATACTCATTATATTGGTTGTGATTGGATTGGCTATTTTCGGGCTACAGTATGCCTCCGAACACATGAATACAGAGCCCATTACCCTCTCGTGGGGTAGTGACGAAAAACAACAAACAGAATCCAGCAGCCCAAAAAGTGTAAACAAAGAAATAAAGAAAACTGTAGCTACCCAGTCTAAGACAGCTACTGAAACAAAAAAAAACACGCCCCCTCCTATCGATGAAGCATTCGATGAGGAAGAAATGGTAGAAACAGTAAAGCCCAACGAAGACCTCCCTACCTATACGAGTACGGATAGTTACTATTTTTCCAAAAGCTTTGATTTTGCATGGCCTAAATACACACAAAATGATCAAATCATTGAGCATGAATTTTACACCTTGAAATACAATGAAAAAACCGAACAGGCAGATTGGGTCGCTTATAAATTGACTGCCACCAACCTAAAAAATGCCAAATTCAAGCGCAAGGATGACTTCAGGCCTGATCCAGCGGTACAAACCAAATCAGCACACCCAGATGACTACAAAGGCAGTGGATATGACCGAGGACATCTGGCGCCAGCAGCGGATTTCACCTGGGATGAGAGTGGCCTCAGCGAAACCTTCTACATGAGCAACATGAGCCCACAAGCTCCAGGATTCAACCGTGGCATTTGGAGGAGTTTGGAGGAAAAAGTAAGAGATTGGGCGATAGCTAACAAAGAAGTCTTTGTCGTCACAGGCCCTATTTATGAGGGAAAAACAAGCAACATTGGCAAAAACCACGTAGCTATACCTAGTGGATACTACAAGGTAATTATAGAATTGCAAGGTTCAGATGTCAAGGCCATTGCATTTTCACTGCCCAACGAGTCTGTATCAGGCCAGTTGTATGAATTCGCTATGACTGTAGATGACCTAGAAAAGGCAACTGGCATGGACTTTTTCCCATCCATACCAGACGATTTAGAAAACAAGGTTGAAAGCTATTACGATTACTCCGCTTGGTAA
- a CDS encoding 3-hydroxybutyryl-CoA dehydrogenase — translation MKNISVIGAGTMGNGIAHVFAQNGFKVTLIDVSTSALQNGIETIERNLDRQVSKEKITETIKSNTLANIQTATLISEGIKRADLVVEAATETEQIKMEIFEQMDKHAPNTAILATNTSSISITKIAAGTNRADKVIGMHFMNPVPIMQLVEVIRGYATSDETTTTIMSLSKELGKSPVEVNDYPGFVANRILMPMINEAIITLHEGVAGIEEIDTVMKLGMAHPMGPLQLADFIGLDVCLSIMNVLYKGFGNSKYAACPLLVNMVTAGALGVKSGEGFYQYKKGTKELIVSSRFKK, via the coding sequence ATGAAAAATATATCAGTGATCGGTGCAGGAACTATGGGCAACGGCATAGCTCATGTTTTTGCACAAAATGGATTCAAAGTAACATTAATCGATGTCTCAACCTCAGCACTTCAAAACGGCATTGAGACTATAGAAAGGAATCTCGACCGACAAGTCTCCAAAGAAAAAATCACAGAAACAATCAAATCTAATACCCTCGCCAATATCCAAACTGCGACACTTATCTCCGAAGGCATCAAACGGGCTGACTTAGTCGTAGAAGCTGCCACTGAAACCGAACAGATCAAAATGGAGATTTTCGAGCAAATGGATAAACATGCGCCTAACACTGCCATATTAGCAACAAACACTTCTTCTATCTCCATTACTAAAATTGCAGCCGGTACCAACAGAGCAGACAAAGTCATAGGCATGCATTTCATGAATCCTGTACCCATCATGCAGTTGGTAGAGGTAATCAGAGGCTATGCGACAAGTGATGAAACCACAACAACCATCATGTCTCTGTCTAAAGAATTGGGCAAGTCGCCCGTAGAAGTCAATGACTATCCAGGCTTTGTGGCGAACAGGATTTTGATGCCGATGATCAATGAAGCCATCATCACTCTGCATGAAGGTGTCGCAGGTATAGAAGAAATAGACACAGTCATGAAACTAGGCATGGCTCACCCGATGGGTCCTCTACAATTGGCAGATTTCATTGGTTTGGACGTATGTCTCTCTATCATGAATGTCTTGTACAAAGGCTTTGGCAATTCAAAGTATGCAGCTTGCCCTCTGCTAGTCAACATGGTGACGGCAGGTGCATTGGGAGTCAAATCAGGTGAAGGTTTCTACCAATATAAAAAAGGCACCAAAGAATTGATCGTTTCATCAAGATTCAAAAAGTAA
- a CDS encoding ATP-binding cassette domain-containing protein, which yields MSIVVENLTKQYGVQKAVNNISFEIKTGEVVGFLGPNGAGKSTTMKMITCYMSPSAGNILLDGISVLDQPEEVKKKIGYLPENNPLYTDMPIVEYLKFAAEIQGVEKTLIPSRIAEMIEMCGLSVEKHKKISELSKGYRQRVGIAQAMIHDPEVLILDEPTTGLDPNQIIEIRKLIKKLGKEKTVILSSHILSEVEATCDRILIINRGNIVADGSSENLRQQAQGQEILTVCIEGPKQEVESALRDLASVEKVSVLDHKQGFLQVQSKPDKESRKVIFDMCVAKNWYLLEMTGIETRLEDVFRDLTN from the coding sequence ATGTCCATCGTAGTAGAAAATCTAACAAAACAATACGGTGTACAAAAGGCAGTAAACAATATCTCGTTTGAAATCAAAACGGGAGAAGTGGTTGGGTTTCTTGGGCCCAATGGTGCAGGAAAAAGTACCACCATGAAAATGATTACATGCTACATGTCACCCAGTGCAGGTAACATTCTTTTGGATGGAATTTCTGTACTAGATCAACCCGAAGAGGTGAAAAAGAAGATCGGATACCTTCCTGAAAACAATCCTTTGTATACCGATATGCCGATCGTTGAGTATCTCAAGTTTGCTGCTGAGATTCAGGGAGTTGAAAAAACGTTGATCCCGTCTCGCATCGCTGAGATGATTGAAATGTGTGGTTTAAGTGTCGAAAAGCACAAAAAAATTAGTGAACTATCTAAAGGTTACCGTCAAAGGGTTGGAATAGCCCAAGCGATGATTCATGACCCTGAAGTACTGATTTTGGATGAGCCGACTACTGGTCTGGATCCTAATCAAATCATAGAAATCAGGAAACTGATAAAGAAGTTAGGAAAAGAGAAGACAGTGATTCTGAGTTCACATATTCTATCTGAAGTGGAAGCTACCTGTGACCGGATTCTTATCATCAACCGAGGAAACATTGTTGCAGATGGTTCTTCAGAAAATCTTCGACAGCAAGCTCAAGGCCAAGAGATATTGACAGTATGTATCGAAGGACCAAAGCAAGAGGTAGAAAGTGCACTCAGAGATTTGGCTTCTGTAGAGAAGGTCTCCGTACTCGATCATAAGCAAGGATTTTTGCAAGTGCAGAGTAAACCAGACAAGGAATCTAGGAAGGTCATTTTTGACATGTGTGTAGCTAAAAATTGGTATCTCTTGGAGATGACTGGAATCGAGACTCGTCTTGAAGATGTATTTAGAGATTTAACGAACTAA
- a CDS encoding ABC transporter permease subunit, whose protein sequence is MNKIWIITRRELSAFFDSLIAYVLIVIFLGLSGFFTWLFGNNVFVIGQASLQVFFQIGFWTLFFFIPALTMKMLAEETKSGTIELLSTKAVTDWQIVTGKFLACWLLVAIALVATLPYYMTVSQLGTVDHGAIVGGYLGLLFLSAGYISIGIFASSITNNQIVAFLFALLIGIFFQLLFDVMGFNFRGLSGAVFNYLSMRTHFDSLSRGVIDSRDLIYFASVVLAGLTVSQAMLSRRNWQS, encoded by the coding sequence ATGAACAAAATTTGGATCATAACCAGAAGGGAACTTTCTGCTTTCTTTGATTCACTGATCGCTTATGTATTGATCGTGATCTTTCTGGGGTTAAGTGGATTTTTTACATGGCTGTTTGGTAACAATGTTTTTGTAATAGGACAGGCCAGTTTGCAAGTTTTTTTTCAGATTGGATTTTGGACTTTGTTTTTCTTTATTCCAGCATTGACAATGAAGATGCTAGCAGAGGAGACCAAATCAGGAACGATAGAATTGCTAAGTACCAAGGCAGTAACTGATTGGCAAATCGTCACAGGGAAATTTTTGGCATGTTGGCTTTTGGTAGCGATAGCTTTGGTGGCTACTTTGCCATATTATATGACAGTGAGTCAATTGGGGACAGTGGATCATGGAGCAATTGTCGGGGGCTATTTGGGGCTGTTATTTTTGTCTGCGGGTTATATCAGCATTGGCATTTTTGCTAGTTCAATAACCAACAATCAGATAGTTGCTTTTCTTTTTGCTCTACTGATTGGTATTTTCTTTCAATTGCTATTTGATGTTATGGGCTTCAATTTTAGAGGGCTTTCAGGGGCTGTTTTCAATTATTTGAGTATGCGAACTCATTTTGACTCTCTTTCTAGAGGAGTGATTGATTCTCGAGATTTGATCTATTTTGCTTCTGTCGTATTGGCTGGTCTGACCGTGTCACAAGCCATGCTGTCAAGACGCAATTGGCAATCCTAA
- a CDS encoding GldG family protein codes for MQKKSNVILRLVVLALILFVVNMISSKLYFRLDFTEDQRYTLSRATKDILHDLDDVVTVKAYFSEDLPAQLLNNRQDFEDLLLEYENRSGGNVVYEFVSPNDDEEIEGEAQQYGIQPLVINVTEKDQVQQLKAYMGAVLMMGDRREVIAVVQPGVNMEYDLTTSIKKLSVVDKPKVAILQGHGEPSLQGLVQLSGQLSVLYDLEPLDLKQKSEVPGYIKTLAIIHPKDTISAEEFARIDAYMAQGGNVFVAYSNMNGDLQSGYLSKGTSIGLQEWLRNKDVQMGDQFVVDANSGSVTVQQQNGMFNFRSQIKFPYFPMLSEFPDHAITKGLEGIMLPFVSALSYIGRDSVTQYSPLLMTSERSGLATTPAGVSIDKRWTEADFNHGSQTLALALDGPLVGNQRAKLVVVSNGQFIVNGNPPQQISPDNINFASNAIDWLSDDTGLIDLRTKGVTSRPIDQLEDGEREIIKYINVLVPILLVLVYALIRKQRYASKKQRWMQGNYK; via the coding sequence ATGCAAAAAAAGAGTAATGTAATTCTACGATTGGTTGTGCTTGCCCTGATTCTTTTTGTGGTAAACATGATTTCATCCAAATTGTATTTTAGGTTAGACTTTACCGAAGACCAACGCTATACTTTGAGTCGTGCTACCAAAGATATTCTCCATGATTTGGATGATGTGGTTACGGTCAAGGCATATTTTTCAGAAGATCTACCAGCGCAATTACTGAACAATAGACAAGATTTTGAAGACCTTTTATTAGAATATGAAAACCGATCTGGTGGCAATGTGGTGTACGAGTTTGTCAGTCCCAATGATGATGAAGAAATTGAAGGAGAAGCCCAGCAGTATGGAATACAACCTCTGGTCATCAACGTGACAGAAAAAGATCAGGTTCAACAGCTGAAGGCATACATGGGGGCAGTACTGATGATGGGAGACAGGCGTGAGGTGATTGCTGTCGTACAACCTGGCGTCAATATGGAATACGATTTGACTACATCAATCAAGAAACTTTCTGTAGTAGACAAACCAAAAGTTGCGATCCTACAAGGCCATGGAGAACCCTCATTACAAGGGTTGGTACAGTTATCAGGACAGTTATCCGTTCTCTATGATTTGGAACCTTTGGATCTCAAACAAAAATCAGAGGTTCCTGGTTATATCAAAACCTTGGCGATCATCCATCCAAAGGATACCATTTCAGCAGAGGAATTTGCTAGGATCGATGCCTATATGGCGCAAGGTGGTAATGTATTTGTGGCCTATAGCAATATGAATGGAGATTTGCAGAGTGGTTATCTGAGCAAGGGAACAAGTATCGGTTTGCAAGAGTGGTTGCGAAACAAAGATGTACAAATGGGCGATCAGTTTGTGGTAGATGCTAATTCTGGTTCTGTGACAGTTCAGCAGCAGAATGGTATGTTCAACTTTCGATCCCAAATCAAGTTTCCATATTTTCCAATGTTGAGTGAGTTTCCAGATCATGCGATTACTAAAGGGCTTGAAGGAATCATGTTGCCTTTCGTGAGTGCTTTGAGCTACATCGGGAGAGATTCAGTTACTCAATATTCACCACTGCTTATGACTTCTGAACGATCTGGTTTGGCTACCACTCCTGCTGGGGTGAGTATTGACAAACGTTGGACAGAGGCCGATTTCAACCACGGGTCGCAAACTTTGGCGTTGGCACTAGATGGTCCATTGGTGGGCAATCAGAGGGCAAAGCTGGTGGTAGTGTCTAATGGGCAGTTTATTGTCAACGGCAACCCACCTCAGCAGATCAGTCCTGACAATATCAATTTTGCTTCTAATGCCATTGATTGGTTATCGGATGACACAGGATTGATTGATCTGAGAACAAAAGGGGTCACTTCACGACCCATTGACCAATTGGAAGATGGAGAGAGAGAAATCATCAAATACATCAATGTATTGGTACCTATACTTTTGGTATTGGTATATGCTCTGATTAGAAAGCAGCGCTATGCGAGCAAAAAACAAAGATGGATGCAAGGAAATTATAAATGA
- a CDS encoding DUF4340 domain-containing protein — translation MKKIGNIKLIILLLVLVGIYFALDFSVRKNRSESIRSELVNLDIPLVSKIEIASPKNNVSLAKKGEEWELTLPNGKDVVASASSVSNILNTLSSIKPSRLASKKKEQWKEYQVDTAGTEVKIYQGNELTLDIILGRFSMESQQSYSSFVRLADESEVYNVKNFMAFSVPTDPNAYRDKTVARIHKDSLEKITFSYPGDSSFVLSKGAEMWDIQGEKADSTSVAKYLSSLSYLSSSQFYDQEIAAFSLVVSVVFSHANGQEIKLSGYIREGERIVHSSNNSQAYFKDGNLWDKVFVSASKF, via the coding sequence ATGAAAAAAATTGGAAATATCAAACTAATTATATTATTGTTGGTTTTGGTGGGGATCTATTTTGCACTCGATTTTTCTGTAAGAAAAAATAGAAGCGAATCGATTCGTTCTGAATTGGTGAATCTGGATATTCCTTTGGTCTCCAAGATAGAAATAGCAAGCCCCAAGAACAATGTGAGTCTTGCAAAGAAAGGAGAAGAATGGGAGTTAACCCTCCCCAATGGTAAAGATGTTGTAGCTAGTGCATCGTCTGTCAGCAATATACTCAATACACTCTCTAGTATCAAGCCATCCAGATTGGCTAGTAAAAAGAAAGAACAATGGAAGGAGTATCAGGTAGATACAGCTGGTACAGAAGTCAAAATTTATCAAGGTAATGAATTGACTTTGGACATTATTCTTGGTCGATTTTCTATGGAGAGTCAGCAGTCGTATAGTTCGTTTGTGAGGTTGGCAGATGAATCAGAAGTTTATAATGTCAAGAATTTTATGGCTTTCTCTGTTCCCACTGATCCTAATGCCTACAGAGACAAGACTGTGGCTCGGATCCACAAGGACTCATTAGAAAAAATAACTTTCTCCTATCCAGGAGATAGTTCATTTGTATTGTCCAAAGGAGCAGAGATGTGGGATATCCAAGGGGAAAAAGCAGATTCTACCTCGGTAGCCAAGTACCTCAGTTCACTTTCCTATCTAAGTAGTAGCCAATTTTATGATCAAGAAATAGCAGCTTTCAGTCTTGTAGTAAGTGTTGTGTTTTCTCATGCCAATGGACAAGAAATCAAATTGTCAGGCTATATAAGAGAGGGAGAAAGGATTGTTCATTCGTCCAACAATTCCCAAGCATATTTTAAGGATGGCAATCTTTGGGACAAGGTTTTTGTGAGTGCTTCCAAATTTTAA
- a CDS encoding T9SS type A sorting domain-containing protein, which yields MKTTLKTIALSLLVAISTSAFAGEKAEKVVSPELNVQIKATADSKVVVMFNKLEGELVKVKIYDAYGALIYSDKDVASSKYAKAFDLSAYPAGKYAYSVSNDVYSVSKVVELK from the coding sequence ATGAAAACGACACTAAAAACAATCGCCTTATCCCTATTAGTTGCAATCTCTACTTCTGCTTTCGCTGGTGAAAAAGCTGAAAAAGTAGTTAGCCCAGAACTCAATGTTCAGATCAAAGCAACGGCTGATTCTAAAGTAGTTGTAATGTTTAACAAGCTAGAAGGTGAACTAGTCAAAGTAAAAATCTATGACGCTTATGGCGCATTGATCTACTCAGACAAAGATGTAGCTAGCTCAAAATATGCCAAAGCATTTGATTTGTCAGCTTACCCAGCTGGAAAATATGCCTACTCTGTATCCAATGATGTGTACAGTGTATCTAAAGTAGTAGAATTGAAATAA